One Pseudorasbora parva isolate DD20220531a chromosome 8, ASM2467924v1, whole genome shotgun sequence DNA window includes the following coding sequences:
- the LOC137084598 gene encoding uncharacterized protein, with protein MRSGFRRQMYHRPGSVYNLREFSEWLQYEAWCQSSEAQISYKSQRPERRREIKTTSRSATILHGADDIIMKVTPAPAQVKPVSVEKPKALPRAFCPYCDKEDHYLSQCTTFQTFDKQQMIDWIQTNRHCCGRAHQAAHCTLRKPCSICKGKHLQILHDVNTKSTRECSCLVSSTTETLYLDRPTDCRRVLLKVIRVLLCYGGRILDTYAVMDDGSEWTILLPDASHKLGKQGQTENIALRTIRQDVQTISGTSVTFHISSATEPQKTFKINAAFTAKRLGLADYTYPMSLLEKYKHLKDLPLQAFEKVSPLLLIGADNTHLITPIAHVRIGPPGGPAVIKTRLGWTLQGPAKMVETQLQPQQCLFLSHTPAELELKKDVERLWQLDVLPFRCEKEVTRSRKDQDAINLLETKTTRVKVNGILRYETPLLRRKNSPLFCAPKEAVVPSLRGMTARIVLCSIALSIIWD; from the coding sequence ATGAGATCAGGATTCCGAAGACAGATGTACCACCGTCCTGGGTCTGTGTATAACCTTCGTGAGTTTTCTGAATGGCTACAGTATGAGGCCTGGTGTCAAAGCAGTGAGGCACAGATAAGTTACAAGAGCCAGAGACCAGAACGTCGGCGAGAAATCAAAACTACTTCTCGTTCAGCTACCATCCTTCATGGAGCAGATGATATTATCATGAAGGTAACCCCAGCACCGGCTCAAGTTAAGCCAGTTTCAGTGGAGAAACCTAAAGCCCTGCCTAGAGCCTTTTGTCCATACTGCGATAAAGAGGATCATTATCTCAGTCAATGTACCACCTTTCAGACCTTTGATAAGCAGCAGATGATAGACTGGATCCAAACCAACCGTCATTGCTGTGGACGTGCACACCAAGCAGCCCATTGCACACTCAGGAAGCCTTGTAGCATCTGCAAAGGGAAGCATTTGCAAATCCTGCATGATGTCAACACAAAGAGTACCAGAGAATGTTCCTGCCTGGTTAGTTCCACCACTGAAACGCTGTACTTGGATAGACCAACTGACTGTAGACGCGTTCTCCTCAAGGTCATTAGGGTCTTGCTATGCTATGGAGGCAGGATACTCGACACCTATGCTGTCATGGATGATGGGTCTGAGTGGACTATTCTACTTCCTGATGCCTCTCATAAGCTCGGCAAACAAGGTCAAACTGAAAACATAGCCTTGCGGACCATACGCCAAGATGTGCAGACCATCAGTGGTACTTCAGTTACCTTTCACATATCTTCTGCGACTGAACCACAGAAGACCTTCAAGATTAATGCAGCATTCACTGCAAAACGCCTTGGTCTGGCTGATTACACGTATCCCATGAGTTTGCTGGAGAAATATAAGCACCTTAAAGATCTTCCCCTTCAAGCCTTTGAAAAAGTGAGTCCTTTACTTCTTATAGGAGCTGACAATACCCACCTGATCACACCGATTGCACATGTCCGAATAGGTCCACCTGGTGGTCCGGCTGTAATAAAGACAAGGCTTGGATGGACGCTGCAGGGACCAGCCAAGATGGTGGAGACCCAATTGCAGCCACAACAGTGCCTTTTCCTGTCCCACACCCCTGCTGAACTGGAGCTCAAAAAAGATGTTGAAAGGCTATGGCAACTTGATGTTCTGCCTTTTCGCTGTGAGAAAGAGGTGACAAGGTCCAGAAAGGATCAGGACGCCATTAACCTCTTAGAGACCAAGACGACTCGCGTTAAGGTGAATGGAATTTTACGTTACGAGACACCCTTGTTGCGCAGAAAGAATTCACCACTCTTTTGTGCTCCCAAAGAGGCTGTGGTCCCAAGTCTCCGAGGTATGACAGCAAGGATTGTATTGTGTTCAATTGCTCTTTCCATTATATGGGACTGA